A single region of the Alosa alosa isolate M-15738 ecotype Scorff River chromosome 6, AALO_Geno_1.1, whole genome shotgun sequence genome encodes:
- the LOC125296103 gene encoding inositol 1,4,5-trisphosphate receptor-interacting protein-like 2 gives MSVYTLNLRVFWPLLSCVLVVLLLLHHLTLRNVPDTSAGDGCQDPQALLLGPLSLLKYVLALALCYFFFRHCARGPEGGGGRRGLGRALLLEGHGRARRELLEDYYEREVRLSPHVLGHSKAHVAKLVSELVRVGRSDGPPESSLAFRGDHVQIGSSYEEHKVGSPDCFDILVPLRLPRGLTLDPVVFAERPGGPPMVALETPRRSDWTRRHRAFAEGFLRVHASASAQRLSPDCVLRWFYPAAQRCLATVRYPFEQRCALSLSLGEDQRVQLRLTPRSDYVCCHISMGVRLIPALPLGDSAFLVPTSDPRHPGEDLWAVYFPKQEQRLLGLLKGRLPAGSCHLKVLQLAKEVRDLGGQTLDNQARAEWKGALSSYALKTAWLRLLFSTPAEAWEDRHLVDRLEDLLRSLRESLQSCTLRHLFLGGDVGLLPESVAMPKLLKDTPLANLWEGVSAASLELVAARLSYTWAHLHRLIRLGRPQRSSLGRGLHCKHIEAE, from the coding sequence aTGAGTGTTTACACGCTGAACCTTCGCGTGTTCTGGCCTCTGCTCAGCTGCGTGTTGGTGGTCCTACTGCTGCTTCATCACCTCACCCTCCGGAACGTACCGGACACCTCAGCGGGTGATGGCTGCCAGGACCCCCAGGCCCTCCTCCTCGGGCCCCTGTCGCTGCTCAAGTACGTGCTGGCGTTGGCCCTCTGCTACTTCTTCTTCCGGCACTGTGCCCGCGGGCCCGAGGGCGGCGGGGGGAGGAGGGGTCTGGGCCGGGCGCTGCTCCTGGAGGGCCACGGACGTGCACGGCGCGAGCTGCTGGAGGACTACTATGAGCGCGAGGTGCGCCTCTCGCCCCACGTCCTGGGCCACAGCAAGGCGCATGTGGCCAAGCTGGTCAGCGAGCTGGTGAGGGTGGGCCGCAGCGACGGGCCCCCGGAATCTTCCCTGGCATTTCGCGGCGATCACGTGCAGATCGGGAGCTCGTACGAGGAGCACAAGGTGGGCTCGCCGGACTGCTTCGACATCCTTGTGCCGCTGCGGCTTCCTCGCGGGCTCACTCTGGACCCGGTGGTCTTCGCCGAGCGCCCAGGCGGGCCGCCGATGGTCGCTCTGGAGACGCCGCGGCGCTCGGACTGGACGCGGCGACACCGGGCGTTCGCTGAGGGCTTCCTGCGCGTGCACGCGTCCGCTAGTGCCCAGCGCCTCAGCCCGGATTGCGTGCTGCGCTGGTTCTACCCGGCCGCCCAGCGCTGCTTGGCTACGGTCCGCTACCCTTTCGAGCAGCGCTGCGCCCTGAGCCTGTCGCTCGGCGAGGACCAGCGCGTGCAGCTCCGCCTGACGCCGCGCTCCGACTACGTCTGCTGCCACATCTCCATGGGCGTGCGGCTCATCCCCGCGCTCCCCCTGGGCGACTCGGCCTTCCTGGTCCCCACGTCGGACCCGCGCCACCCGGGCGAGGACCTGTGGGCCGTCTACTTCCCCAAGCAGGAGCAGCGTCTGCTGGGTCTCCTGAAGGGACGTCTCCCCGCCGGCTCCTGCCACCTCAAGGTCCTCCAGCTGGCCAAGGAGGTGCGGGATTTAGGGGGTCAGACGCTGGACAACCAGGCCCGCGCCGAGTGGAAAGGGGCACTGTCCTCCTACGCCCTAAAAACCGCCTGGCTGCGGCTGCTCTTCAGCACGCCCGCCGAGGCCTGGGAAGACCGCCACCTGGTGGACCGTCTAGAGGACCTGCTGAGGAGCCTGAGGGAGAGCCTGCAGAGCTGCACCCTGAGGCACCTGTTTCTCGGGGGCGACGTGGGCCTGCTCCCCGAGTCCGTGGCAATGCCCAAGCTGCTGAAGGATACACCGCTGGCCAACCTGTGGGAAGGGGTAAGCGCGGCCTCCCTGGAGCTGGTGGCGGCGCGGCTTTCCTACACCTGGGCGCACCTTCACCGGCTTATCCGACTGGGGCGGCCCCAGAGAAGCAGTCTAGGCAGGGGTCTGCACTGCAAACACATAGAGGCCGAGTGA
- the syt17 gene encoding synaptotagmin-17, whose protein sequence is MAYTQLEPINEGVLSRLTDLLLCRWSCRSCWQWCWECSCCQSSDEEVEILGPFPAQTPSWLVNDCHDDKDGNNHSIIQRSTGSSIHNNGHSSPGQRRSSTEITRSTLSLARQLSSLDARRPSSPLVDVKPIEFWAMGPRKEVVQPLRKPPPPADDYFRKLEPRLYSSDSCGGDDVDSLTDDEILLRYQLGMLHFSTQFDLINGHLSVRIIEARDLPPPVTCDGARQDMAHSNPYVKMSLLPDHKNSRQTGVKRKTQNPVFEERFTFELPFLEAQRRTLLLSVVDFDKFSRHCVIGKVALPLNEVDLVKGGHWWKALVPSSQNEVELGELLLSLNYLPSAGRLNVDIIRAKQLLQTDMCQGSDPFVKVQLVTGLKLVKTKKTSCMRGTIDPFYNESFSFRVLQEDLNEVSLVFTVYGHNVKSSNDFVGRIVIGQFSTGPPESAHWRRLLESQRTPVEQWHSLRSRAECDRVSPASLEVT, encoded by the exons ATGGCTTACACACAG TTGGAACCCATCAATGAG GGGGTCCTGTCCAGGCTGACTGACCTGCTGCTCTGCCGCTGGTCCTGTCGGTCATGTTGGCAGTGGTGCTGGGAGTGCAGCTGCTGCCAGTCCAGTGATGAGGAAGTGGAGATCCTTGGACCCTTCCCAGCACAGACCCCCTCCTGGCT TGTCAACGACTGTCATGATGATAAAGATGGGAACAATCACAGCATCATCCAGCGGTCCACTGGCAGCTCCATCCACAATAATGGCCACAGTAGCCCCGGTCAGAGGCGATCTAGCACAGAGATCACTCGCTCCACCCTGAGCTTGGCCCGTCAGCTATCAA GTTTGGATGCTCGTAGACCCAGCTCTCCCTTGGTGGACGTAAAGCCAATTGAATTCTGGGCCATGGGCCCGAGGAAGGAGGTGGTGCAGCCTCTGCGGAAGCCCCCTCCGCCCGCAGACGACTACTTTCGAAAGCTTGAGCCGCGGCTGTACTCCTCTGACTCGTGTGGTGGTGACGATGTGGACTCGCTGACAGACGACGAGATTCTCTTGCGCTACCAACTGGGCATGCTCCACTTCAGCACTCAGTTCGACCTCATCAACGGACACCTGAGTGTGCGCATCATCGAGGCCCGCGACCTCCCGCCACCGGTCACGTGCGACGGCGCGCGACAGGACATGGCGCACTCCAACCCCTACGTGAAGATGAGCCTGCTGCCAGACCACAAGAACTCTCGGCAGACGGGGGTCAAGCGCAAGACACAGAACCCCGTGTTCGAGGAGCGCTTCACCTTCGAGCTGCCCTTCCTGGAGGCACAGAGACGCACGCTGTTGCTGTCCGTCGTGGACTTCGACAAATTCTCACGCCACTGCGTCATAGGGAAGGTGGCGCTGCCACTGAACGAGGTGGACCTGGTCAAAGGGGGACACTGGTGGAAGGCATTGGTGCCCAGCTCACAG AATGAGGTGGAGCTGGGTGAGCTGCTGCTGTCTCTGAACTACTTGCCCAGTGCCGGTCGCCTCAATGTTGACATCATTCGTGCCAAGCAGCTACTTCAGACGGACATGTGCCAAGGCTCAG ATCCCTTTGTTAAAGTGCAGTTGGTCACTGGCTTGAAGCTGGTGAAGACCAAGAAGACCTCATGCATGAGGGGCACCATCGACCCCTTCTACAATGAGTCCTTCAGCTTCCGAGTTCTCCAAGAGGACCTGAACGAGGTCAGCCTAGTGTTCACAG TTTATGGCCACAATGTGAAGAGCAGCAATGACTTTGTGGGCCGCATCGTGATTGGTCAGTTCTCCACGGGTCCTCCAGAGTCCGCACACTGGCGCCGGCTGTTGGAGTCCCAACGCACCCCCGTGGAGCAGTGGCACAGCCTCCGCTCGCGTGCCGAGTGTGACCGCGTCTCTCCCGCCTCACTCGAGGTCACATGA